A stretch of Panthera tigris isolate Pti1 chromosome E2, P.tigris_Pti1_mat1.1, whole genome shotgun sequence DNA encodes these proteins:
- the LOC102953026 gene encoding LOW QUALITY PROTEIN: natural cytotoxicity triggering receptor 1 (The sequence of the model RefSeq protein was modified relative to this genomic sequence to represent the inferred CDS: inserted 1 base in 1 codon) produces MTSTFTALLCLGLYLSQTIGAQTQILSKPIIWAKPNFMIPKGRPVKILCQGIPEATEYQLYFEGRLSAWQSPRQPGIRNIVSFPISAMTLLTAGQYRCIYRSGELWSNPSDPLDLVVTEMYDTPTLSVHPRPEVSSGDNVTFYCRLETATNMFFLLKEGRSSRPQPRYGNTQVGFPVGPVSTAHRGTYRCFGSYNNHAWSFPSEPVKLLVTEDAGDTSLAPTEHTSFSDSWDPHLLTTNTAVQQDPALWNHTAQNLLRMGLAFLVLVVLGYLLTEGWFCRKRIQXGTSRNRASSQEHRRRFRTQ; encoded by the exons ATGACCTCCACATTCACTGCCCTGCTCTGCCTTG GGCTGTATCTGAGCCAGACCATCGGCGCCCAGACAC AGATTCTTTCAAAACCCATCATCTGGGCCAAGCCCAATTTCATGATTCCGAAGGGAAGGCCAGTAAAGATCTTATGCCAGGGGATTCCTGAGGCCACTGAGTACCAGCTGTATTTCGAGGGACGCCTCTCTGCCTGGCAGAGCCCAAGACAGCCTGGAATAAGGAACATAGTCTCATTCCCCATCTCAGCCATGACCCTGCTCACTGCAGGGCAATACAGGTGCATTTACCGAAGCGGGGAGCTCTGGTCAAATCCTAGTGACCCTCTGGACCTGGTGGTAACAG AAATGTATGACACACCCACCCTCTCTGTTCATCCCAGGCCTGAGGTGAGCTCAGGAGACAATGTGACCTTCTATTGCCGTCTAGAGACTGCAACAAACATGTTCTTTCTGCTCAAGGAGGGAAGATCCAGCCGCCCACAGCCCAGATACGGGAACACCCAGGTGGGGTTCCCCGTGGGCCCTGTGAGCACAGCCCACAGAGGGACATACAGATGCTTTGGCTCTTATAACAACCACGCCTGGTCTTTCCCCAGTGAGCCTGTGAAGCTCCTGGTCACAG AAGATGCTGGGGACACCAGCCTTGCACCCACAGAACACACCTCTTTTTCTG ACTCTTGGGACCCCCACCTGCTAACCACGAACACAGCAGTCCAGCAAG ACCCTGCCCTCTGGAATCACACTGCCCAGAATCTCCTTCGGATGGGTCTGGCTTTCCTGGTCCTGGTGGTTCTTGGGTACCTCCTGACTGAAGGCTGGTTTTGCAGGAAGAGAATAC CAGGAACTTCAAGGAACAGGGCTTCAAGTCAGGAACACAGGAGAAGGTTCAGAACACAGTGA
- the FCAR gene encoding LOW QUALITY PROTEIN: immunoglobulin alpha Fc receptor (The sequence of the model RefSeq protein was modified relative to this genomic sequence to represent the inferred CDS: substituted 1 base at 1 genomic stop codon), which translates to MYSVKTIQIDLPNLTGIREAMLGQVQASSSSDRIRAPRDTIHLCLVLCLSQKLWAQEGCFPIPIISATPGSVIPWNESVKILCWGTPESYLYQLEILRNSTFEVVEKKLGFQEKAEFLISHMNTNTAGHYQCQYRKEYKLSEHSKTLELVVTGLYDKPSLSAVQGMVVMLGENISLQCSSTDIPFDRFLLTKEGGATLSQHQNGVHQGNFILGPVNHNFSGNXRYYGWYSGSPYVWSAPSDALGLMVTDIMNQDYTMENLIRMGMAGLVLVVLLAIVIGNWHSHKVPNKEDWPDFPELSRSKHKCQTGPLDKALRDTRALCGKAYCKPGNKKTLPS; encoded by the exons ATGTATAGTGTGAA AACCATCCAGATAGATCTACCCAATCTTACTGGAATCCGGGAAGCCATGCTGGGGCAGGTCCAGGCATCCTCAA GTTCTGACAGAATAAGGGCCCCCAGAGACACCATCCATCTCTGTCTCG TGCTCTGTCTGAGCCAGAAGCTTTGGGCACAGGAAG GGTGTTTTCCCATTCCTATTATATCTGCCACACCTGGTTCTGTGATTCCCTGGAATGAGTCTGTGAAGATCCTGTGTTGGGGGACTCCTGAGTCTTACTTGTACCAACTGGAAATCCTGAGAAACTCCACATTTGAGGTGGTAGAGAAGAAATTGGGATTTCAGGAGAAGGCTGAATTCCTCATTAGCCACATGAATACCAACACTGCAGGGCATTATCAGTGCCAATATAGGAAAGAGTACAAATTATCGGAGCACAGCAAAACCCTGGAGCTGGTGGTGACAG GCTTGTACGACAAACCCTCCCTCTCAGCGGTGCAGGGCATGGTGGTGATGCTGGGAGAGAATATTTCCCTGCAGTGCAGCTCAACAGACATCCCATTTGATAGATTTTTACTGACCAAAGAAGGAGGAGCCACCCTGTCACAGCACCAAAATGGGGTACACCAAGGCAACTTTATTCTAGGCCCTGTGAACCACAACTTCTCAGGGAACTAAAGGTATTATGGTTGGTACAGTGGCAGCCCTTATGTGTGGTCAGCCCCCAGTGATGCCCTGGGGCTTATGGTCACAG ATATAATGAACCAAGATTACACAATGGAGAATTTGATCCGTATGGGCATGGCAGGACTGGTCCTTGTGGTTCTCTTGGCCATAGTCATTGGAAATTGGCACAGCCATAAGGTTCCAAACAAGGAAGACTGGCCAGATTTTCCTGAACTGAGCCGGAGTAAACACAAATGTCAGACTGGACCTTTGGACAAAGCCTTAAGAGACACCAG GGCCTTGTGTGGAAAAGCATACTGTAAACCTGGGAATAAAAAGACCCTCCCCTCCTAG